Within the Maribacter sp. BPC-D8 genome, the region AGCGTAGAGAAGGTGTGGCAGATTATGCTTTGGCAGATTTTATAGCACCTAAAGAATCTGGAAAACAAGATTACATGGGTTGTTTCTGTGTATCTACAGGTTTTGGTACTGCAGAATTAGCGGCAAAATATGAAGCCGATTTAGACGATTATAATTCCATTATGGTAAAGGCTTTAGCGGATAGATTGGCAGAAGCTTTTGCAGAGTATTTGCATAAGGAAGTCCGACTTAAACACTGGGGCTATGCGGCAAATGAAGAGTTGAGCAATGAAGATTTAATTAAAGAATCGTATAAAGGTATTCGTCCTGCACCTGGTTATCCTGCTTGTCCCGATCACTTAGAGAAATTGACCATTTGGGATGTTTTAGAAGTGAAAGAGAATATCGGAGTTGAATTGACAGATAGTTTAGCCATGTGGCCAGCAGCATCTGTAAGTGGGTATTATTTTGGGAATCCGCAAGCACGTTATTTCGGATTAGGAAAAATTAAGGAAGACCAAGTTAAAGATTTTGCAGAACGAAAAGGCCTGCCATTAGAGGATGCTGAAAGATGGTTAGCACCGAATATTGTAGAATCTTAATGCGTTAGGGATTGAAGCGGCATCTTTTTCTATACTGAAGTTTTGAATTCAAGTATGAAAATTGAATAGAAAAAATACAGCTGAAAGCCCGCTTGAACGCCCAAATAATTGAAATATAAGTAATAATGCCTCATTGAGGTTTGCTCTCAAAAAGGGTAATAGTAGAATATATGAAAGTAACAGACCATATCACCAACGCAAAAGGAAAGACACTTTTTTCATTTGAAATAGTACCACCAGTAAAGGGTAAGAATATTCAAGAGTTATATAGTAATATTGACCCGTTAATGGAATTTAAACCTCCGTTTATTGATGTGACTACATCGCGTGAAGAGACGATTTATGTAAAAAAAGAAGGTCTGTTAGACAGAAAAACTACACGTATGAGACCTGGTACGGTAGGTATTTGTGCTTCTATTCAACATAAGTATGATGTTGATACGGTGCCGCATGTAATTTGTGGCGGATTCACTAAAGAAGAAACAGAATACATGTTGGTTGATTGCCACTATTTGGGCATACAAAATGTGATGGCTTTACGTGGTGATGCCCGTAGCGAACAGAAATATTTTGAAGCTACCGATGGCGGACATCCTTTTGCGATTGACTTGGTAAGACAGATTCAAAATTTGAATTGTGGGAAGTATTTGCATGAAACCATAGAAAGCGAACACTGCAGTGAATTCTGTATTGGCGTCGCTGGTTACCCAGAAAAACACTTAGAATCACCTTCATTACAATCAGATTTAAAACGATTGAAAGAAAAAGTAGATGCGGGCGCAGATTATGTAGTAACGCAAATGTTTTTCGATAATAAAAAGTATTTTGAGTTTGTAGAAGCTGCAAAAAGTATTGGAATTACGGTACCAATTATTCCGGGTATCAAGCCAATTGCAGTGAAAAGGCATATGCAATTATTGCCACAGGTATTTAGAATTGATATGCCACAAGAGTTAATTGAAGCAGTTGACGGTTGTGCTACAAATAAAGATGTACGTAAAGTAGGTATTGAATGGGCAATTCAACAATCTAAAGAGTTGAAAGCTGCTGGTGTGCCTGTGTTACACTACTATTCTATGGGGAAATCTGATAATATTAAGGCGATAGCAGAAGCACTTTTTTAGTCTTTGGGTAGCTAGATTGTCAGTTCGAGTGTTTTTATATCGTAGAGTGTCGGAGATGTAAAAATGTATCGAGAACCTTTGGAACATGAGAGCATCTCGATAAAAATTTATTCGTACCTCATAAATTCACTCGAAGTGACATTGTTACTTCTGTAATTACATAATTTGTAAGAAAGAACTTTGTACTTTGTACATGGTACTTCGTACTTATAACTATTTTTGCCCCCAATGAATTTTAAGTTTTTATCCATTTTACTGATTTCAGTAAGTTGTTGTTTCGCACAAGAATCTGGTGAGCAAAGAAAGTATACACTTGATGCTAGTCAGTTCTACGGGTCTATAATTTTGCATAATCCAGATATATCGCATTTGATTACATCGCATCCTGCGGGCGTGATTTTGAGTTATAATCGAAAAACCTATGGTTCTGAAGAATGGGAAGAGTTATATAACTATCCTGATTTCGGGTATTCTTTCATTTATCAGAATTCGAATAATAGCACACTAGGTGATAATTACGGATTGTACGCTCATTATAACTTCTATCTTTTTAAGAGAAATGTACAGCTTCGTGTTGGACAGGGTGTCTCTTATGCAACGAATCCGTATGACAAGGAAACTAATTTTAGAAATAATGCCTACGGTTCTGATGTGTTGAGTTCTACGTATTTAATGTTCAATTACCACAAAGAAAATATTATAAAAGGCTTAGGGTTTAAGGCAGGTGTTTCTATAATACATTATTCAAATGCCAACTTTAGAGCACCCAATACCTCAACCAATACATTGGCTTTTAATGCAGGTGTTGTCTATGATTTAGATGGAGGTAAAGAAATAGAATATATACATCGCGAAAAAGAAAAAGTGACTGAGCCGTTGCGTTACAATTTTGCTTTAAGAACAGGTGTAAATGAGAGTGATGTCATTGATTCTGGTCAGTATGGTTTTGTTGTACTTTCTGCCTATGCTGATAAAAGAGTAGGTCGAAAAAGTGCATTACAATTTGGGGTAGATGCGTATTTTTCGAATTTTTTAAAAGAGTTGATTAGATATCAAAGTATTGCTTTTCCAGAAAACGGAGTCGCTGCAGATGACGATTATAAAAGAGTGGGTGTTTTTGCTGGGCATGAGTTGTTCATAAATCGAACGTCGGTAGTTTCGCAGTTCGGATATTATGTGTATTATCCTTTTGATTTTGAGGGGCGAACTTATTTACGTGTGGGGCTGAAGCGTTATTTTGGAGATAAAATATATGGTGCTGTTACCTTAAAATCTCACGGTGCAAAAGCAGAGGCTGTAGAATTCGGAATAGGAATAAGATTGTAGAAATATGATGTTAGAAAATAGAAATCAGAAAATAGACTTTAAAGGAAGAGGTATTGGTAGAAAGCTTTTTGCCATGTCCGCCATTCTCGTCTTGTTACTATCGTTTATTTCTTGCGATTCGGAAAATGCTTCAGATTGTTTTCAAGAAACAGGTGATATCATAAGAGAAGAGGTTTTGGTTGCGGAATTCACTTCCATAACAGCTTTTGAAAATGTAGCCTTGGTCATTAAACAAGGAGATACACAAAAGGTAGAAATCGAAACAGGAGAAAATCTGCGCAATGAAGTAGCTGCTGTTGTTGTAGACGGTAGATTATTACTTACCGATACCAATGAATGTAATTATGTACGCGATTATGGAACCACAGTAGTTTATGTAACCACTCCTAATTTAACCAGTATTCGTAGTAGTACCGGTTTTCCTATTCAAAGTGATGGAGTGCTGACTTTTGAGAGTTTAAGCCTGCTATCGGAAAGTTTTACAGATCCAGAGGCAGAAACCACAGATGGTGAATTTAATTTAGAATTAGATGTTACCAGTTTAAGCATTACAAGTAACGGAATTTCTTATTTCAAGTTAAAAGGTAGCGCAGAAAGTTTCAATATTAGTATCGCTGCAGGTGACTCTAGAGTAGAAACTCAAGATTTGATAACTCAACGTGTAAATGTGAAGCATAGAGGTTCGAATGATTTATTGGTGAATCCGCAAGAGAGTTTAACCGGAATTTTGAGAGGTACGGGAGACTTGCAAAGTTATAACCGACCACCCACAGTTGCCGTTGAAGAATTGTATAACGGTCGTTTGATCTTTGTAGAATGAACCCGATACTCAAATATCTAAAAAACGTATTTGCTGCTAAACGCGTTCTGGCAGATGACAGTCAGTTAATTGGATTGGTAAAAGCAGATTATTTACTTCAAGAATTAATTAAACACGATAAAGCTCCCGGTATTGCAATTACCGTTTTAAAAGATGGGAAAACTATCTTTCAAAAAGGATACGGTTATGCCGATTTGGAACAAAAACAATTCATTGATCCAAGAAAATCTATTTGCAGAGTAGCTAGTGTTTCGAAACCTATCGCTGCGACAGCATTGGCTTATATGGTGCAAGATGGTCTTATAGATTTAGATGAATCTTTCTACACATATTTGCCAGATTACCCCAAGAAAGAATGGGATTTTACCATTCGTCAATTAGCTAGTCACACAGCAGGTATTAGAGTGTATAAGGGCAAGGAATACGGATTGAATGAACCTTTGTCTATAAAAGAAGGTTTAGATATATTTAAAAATGACCCTTTGGTTTATGAACCGGGTACAGAGTATTTATATACTAGTTTTGATTGGGTAATGATTTCTGCGGCAATGCAAGAAGCAAGCGGAATTCCGTTTGAAGAATATGTACAAGAGAAAGTCCTAAATCCTTTAGGAATGTTGAATACCTATTGTCCCGAATGTCATTACGAGTCCGGCTCACAGAACAGTAATCAAAAACTTGATGGTCCTGAGGTAAATGATATTTCTACATCTGAAGTACAAAACCAGATTGCTACATTTTATACAAAGGGTATATCAGGATTTAGAAAGGCGATACTTGTCGATAATTTTTACAAATTAGCAGGTGGCGGTTACTTATCTACTTCCGAGGATATAGCAAAATTTGGACAAGCATTTTTAGATAAGAAAGTTGATATCGAACAAACCCTTTTGAATCAATTTTTAACTGCTCAGCAAGTTAGTGGAAATTCTACCTACTACGGATTAGGTTGGCAAGTTAGTGAAGATGCAAAAGGCAGAAAGTTCTTTGGACATGTTGGTAACGGAGTAGGAGGTTATGCTAATTTCTTTGTCTACCCTAAAGAGCAACTTGTTTTTTCAATTTTAGTAAACTGTACCGACCCTAAAATACAGACGGAATTAGATGCTGTAATCAATGGCTTTTTTGACGAGGTTGATTCTTAATGATTTAATGTTTTATAAGTTTTAAAGAAAGGGTATATTAGTCTCGCTAACCATTGAGATTATAATACAGAATGAGCTTACCAACAGAAAGCACCCCGGTTGTAGAAAATAAAAAGAACATAAAATGGCTTCAACAACTTAAAGAAGAAAGTTGGGAAGCAGAATTGCTAGTCTCTGCAATTGCCATTTTTGGTACGTTTCAGTTATTTGGTTTTATAGAGTGGGTTACTAATAAATTAATAGACTTATTGCCTATTGAACAGCATATTTATGGTTACATAATAACTATTATAGGGTTGTTGGCTATTAGTGTTCTAGTGTCCATGTTTGTTATTCATTTTATTTTGCGAGCTTATTGGATTGGTTTGGTAGGCTTGAATTCAGTTTTTCCAGATTATAGTATTGAGGATAGTGCATATTCTAAAATTTATACAGAGAAGATTTTGGCTATACTGCCAAAGCAAGAAGATACTATACAGAAAGTAGATGAATTATGCAGTGTGATTTTTTCTGTGGCATTCACTATTCTTTTAATCTATTCATATATGTCTTTGTTTTTAAGTATTTACATGTTGATATATAATTTATTATTAGATTATGTACCAAGTTCTATACTTTTAATACCTCTTTTTCTAATCTTTGGCCTTGTTGTATTTCAAACGATTTTTGGTATTGTAGGAAATTTGAAAAAGTTCAAAAACAATGTTGGTGTTCAAACATGGATGTTCAAAGTTGTTAGATTGGTGTCAATGATTACTTACGGTCCTTTATATCGTAATTTACTTCAGGTGACTATGGTATTTGGGTCTAATTTCAAAAAGAAAAAATCATTAGTTTATCTTGTATTAATGTTTTTTGCATCAGGTATGTTTTTAACTTTTGTTAAAATTACTGACACGAATATTTTTCATTTAGTATTCCCAAAAGATCATGATGTTAGTCTTATGTATTTAAGTTATTACAGTGATCAAAATTCTGATGAATCGTTTTTGTTGACTCCTCAAATACAATCAGATATTATTGAAGATAATACCGTTAAATTATTTATTCCAGTGTTTCATCATGAACGTAATTATCAAAAAAATAGTTGCGGTGAATTTAATGATGACGAAAGTTTAAGTAGTGATGAAAATAGGGCGAATAGTCGTAAATATCATCTAGACTGCTATGATAAATACCATAGTATTAAGTTAAATGGTAAAGTTGTCAATATTGATTTTCTCAAAAAAGATCATGCCGTATCTGAGCAATTTGGTATTGTAGGTTTTATAGATAAAGAGTTCTTGCAGAAAGGTGAGAATACTTTAGTGGTAACAAAAAAGCTAGGCGATGTAAAAGAGTTTACGTGGACTATTCCCTTTTATTACCAGCCCAATACAGGTTCAAAGTAAAAAGTAGTTTTGTTGGTCAAATTATTGTTTGATTCAATTTTTAACACAAAACCTTCGCTTTTTGAGATAGAAATTGATTTTTTTAAAAAAATAAAAAGGAAAACAACCATTTTTAAATATAATTACTACATTAGCCAAAGTTTACAAGCACAATGACAAAACAATATTTCTGGAACGGTTTTTATTTTTACTTCTTTTTTAAGAGAGGTGCGGGACTGTTGTAGTATATTTTAAATATAAAATAGAATCTAAGTTCCGATATATATCGGAACTTTTTTTTTGTTCAAAAATTAAAATTACTCTAAGCGTAGTCGAAGGGTTTTGCAGTAAGTTGAAATGTGAATTATGAGTTTAAAAATAGCCATACAGGGAATTAAAGGAAGTAACCATCATCAGGTAGCAAAAGATTATTTTGGTGATGATATCGAGTTGGTAGAATGTCTTTCTTTCGATGCTTTGGTTGACAAGTTATTGTCTAATGAAGCGGATCAAGGGGTTATGGCTATCGAGAATAGCATTGCGGGTTCGATAATACCGAATTACGCATTGGTGAATCATAATAACTTGAATATTATAGGTGAGTATTACTTAAATATCCATCATAATTTAATGATGTTGAAGGGGCAGAAAATTGAAGATATAACAGAGGTCAGTTCTCACCCAATGGCATTGTTGCAGTGTAAAGAATATTTTAGACAATATCCGCATATAAAACTGGTAGAAGATGTAGATACTGCCGAGACAGCAAAGCGCATACAAGAGCAAAAGTTAAAGCATGTAGCGGCTATTGCACCAAATGTTGCAGCAGAATTATATGGTTTGGACATCGTAGCGAACGACATACAGACGATACAAAATAACGCTACTCGTTTTATCATTGTAAAGACAAAAAACAATGTGTTGCCAGAGGCTGATATTACAAAGGCTTCACTAAGGTTCATAACCGACCATAAAAGGGGGAGTTTAGCAGCTGTGCTTAATGTTATGAGCGATTGTAGATTGAATTTGACAAAAATACAGTCGTTACCAGTAATTGAAACACCATGGAAATATGCATTTTTTGTGGATGTTACTTTTACTGATTATGCAGATTTTACTAAGGCTAAAAGTCTATTGAACATCATGGCAGAAGACTTTAAAGTTTTGGGTGAATATAAAAATGTAAGACAATGATACGTACTGCCGACAGGTTAAATACCATACAGGAATACTACTTCTCAAAAAAGCTGAGAGAGGTACGCGGCTTAATGGCGCAAGGTAAACCAATCATAAATATGGGTATTGGTAGTCCGGATCTAACTCCGTCTCAAGAAGTATTGAATGCAATACAGAGCGCGGTATTAGAAAGCGGTGCGCATCAATATCAAAGTTATCAAGGGTTACCTCAGTTAAGAGGTGCAATTGCTAATTTTTACAAGAAGAGGTTTAATGTTGATGCCGATCCTGAGTCTGAGATTTTACCATTAATGGGCTCAAAAGAAGGTATAATGCATATTAGCCTTTCTTTTTTGAATGAAGGCGATGAGGTTTTAATTCCTAATCCGGGATACCCAACATACACTTCAGTTACTAATTTGGTGGGCGCAGTGCCTACATACTATGACTTGACTGAAGAAAATGGCTGGTTTCCAGATTTAGAAGCATTGGCAAAACAAGATTTATCTAAGGTAAAGATCATGTGGTTGAGTTACCCACATATGCCAACAGGTGCTTCGGCAACTAAAGAGCAGTTTGTGAAAATAGTCGACTTTGCAAAGCAGCATGATATTCTGTTAGTAAACGACAATCCGTACAGTTTTGTTTTAAATAACGAACCGGCGAGTATTTTGAGTATACCGAATGCAAAAGAGGTGTGTTTAGAGTTGAATTCTTTGAGCAAAACCTTTAACATGGCCGGTTGGCGCGTAGGTTTTGTATTAGGTAGCGAAGAGCATATTAATGCTATTTTAAAGGTAAAGAGCAATATGGACTCTGGTATGTTCTACGGAATTCAAAAAGGAGCCATAGCAGCATTAGAAAGTACCGATGAATGGTTCGAGAACTTGAATGCCGTAT harbors:
- the metF gene encoding methylenetetrahydrofolate reductase [NAD(P)H], which gives rise to MKVTDHITNAKGKTLFSFEIVPPVKGKNIQELYSNIDPLMEFKPPFIDVTTSREETIYVKKEGLLDRKTTRMRPGTVGICASIQHKYDVDTVPHVICGGFTKEETEYMLVDCHYLGIQNVMALRGDARSEQKYFEATDGGHPFAIDLVRQIQNLNCGKYLHETIESEHCSEFCIGVAGYPEKHLESPSLQSDLKRLKEKVDAGADYVVTQMFFDNKKYFEFVEAAKSIGITVPIIPGIKPIAVKRHMQLLPQVFRIDMPQELIEAVDGCATNKDVRKVGIEWAIQQSKELKAAGVPVLHYYSMGKSDNIKAIAEALF
- a CDS encoding acyloxyacyl hydrolase, producing the protein MNFKFLSILLISVSCCFAQESGEQRKYTLDASQFYGSIILHNPDISHLITSHPAGVILSYNRKTYGSEEWEELYNYPDFGYSFIYQNSNNSTLGDNYGLYAHYNFYLFKRNVQLRVGQGVSYATNPYDKETNFRNNAYGSDVLSSTYLMFNYHKENIIKGLGFKAGVSIIHYSNANFRAPNTSTNTLAFNAGVVYDLDGGKEIEYIHREKEKVTEPLRYNFALRTGVNESDVIDSGQYGFVVLSAYADKRVGRKSALQFGVDAYFSNFLKELIRYQSIAFPENGVAADDDYKRVGVFAGHELFINRTSVVSQFGYYVYYPFDFEGRTYLRVGLKRYFGDKIYGAVTLKSHGAKAEAVEFGIGIRL
- a CDS encoding head GIN domain-containing protein — translated: MMLENRNQKIDFKGRGIGRKLFAMSAILVLLLSFISCDSENASDCFQETGDIIREEVLVAEFTSITAFENVALVIKQGDTQKVEIETGENLRNEVAAVVVDGRLLLTDTNECNYVRDYGTTVVYVTTPNLTSIRSSTGFPIQSDGVLTFESLSLLSESFTDPEAETTDGEFNLELDVTSLSITSNGISYFKLKGSAESFNISIAAGDSRVETQDLITQRVNVKHRGSNDLLVNPQESLTGILRGTGDLQSYNRPPTVAVEELYNGRLIFVE
- a CDS encoding serine hydrolase domain-containing protein, which gives rise to MNPILKYLKNVFAAKRVLADDSQLIGLVKADYLLQELIKHDKAPGIAITVLKDGKTIFQKGYGYADLEQKQFIDPRKSICRVASVSKPIAATALAYMVQDGLIDLDESFYTYLPDYPKKEWDFTIRQLASHTAGIRVYKGKEYGLNEPLSIKEGLDIFKNDPLVYEPGTEYLYTSFDWVMISAAMQEASGIPFEEYVQEKVLNPLGMLNTYCPECHYESGSQNSNQKLDGPEVNDISTSEVQNQIATFYTKGISGFRKAILVDNFYKLAGGGYLSTSEDIAKFGQAFLDKKVDIEQTLLNQFLTAQQVSGNSTYYGLGWQVSEDAKGRKFFGHVGNGVGGYANFFVYPKEQLVFSILVNCTDPKIQTELDAVINGFFDEVDS
- a CDS encoding prephenate dehydratase, producing MSLKIAIQGIKGSNHHQVAKDYFGDDIELVECLSFDALVDKLLSNEADQGVMAIENSIAGSIIPNYALVNHNNLNIIGEYYLNIHHNLMMLKGQKIEDITEVSSHPMALLQCKEYFRQYPHIKLVEDVDTAETAKRIQEQKLKHVAAIAPNVAAELYGLDIVANDIQTIQNNATRFIIVKTKNNVLPEADITKASLRFITDHKRGSLAAVLNVMSDCRLNLTKIQSLPVIETPWKYAFFVDVTFTDYADFTKAKSLLNIMAEDFKVLGEYKNVRQ
- a CDS encoding pyridoxal phosphate-dependent aminotransferase; translated protein: MIRTADRLNTIQEYYFSKKLREVRGLMAQGKPIINMGIGSPDLTPSQEVLNAIQSAVLESGAHQYQSYQGLPQLRGAIANFYKKRFNVDADPESEILPLMGSKEGIMHISLSFLNEGDEVLIPNPGYPTYTSVTNLVGAVPTYYDLTEENGWFPDLEALAKQDLSKVKIMWLSYPHMPTGASATKEQFVKIVDFAKQHDILLVNDNPYSFVLNNEPASILSIPNAKEVCLELNSLSKTFNMAGWRVGFVLGSEEHINAILKVKSNMDSGMFYGIQKGAIAALESTDEWFENLNAVYSERRELIFELADTLGCTYDRNAVGLFVWAKLPEGSVSSEEFIDNVLYTKDLFITPGTIFGSNGEGYIRFSLCITKDKIKEAIKRFN